The Podarcis raffonei isolate rPodRaf1 chromosome 2, rPodRaf1.pri, whole genome shotgun sequence genome window below encodes:
- the LOC128408665 gene encoding E3 ubiquitin-protein ligase TRIM39-like codes for MASANPVQSLLHELTCSFCLKEFMDPVMLIGCGHNFCKACITKHWKGSLKNVCCPQCKRCFLKAELQQNGPLKKMVEASRQITWGSLKEPAVSESTCPSHKKPLTLFCQKDSILICAKCEDQHQDHTILPIQKAIDERKEQILSKLKQQQVSVERFKEALACGAKELLDQASLAHQALVTEVENFCQSLKDQAQFLVLYLEELKSTILKKKEEDDSKYTRDVTQLDVLTSAVETMCAQLGVELLKGPPQVDVLISEAEKIHRHRSDEFCKEYEMFTNWFGEEHYKENSSGDLENKCYEITELNKTLKKTFQKFKGQMATELWKARNKVLKKYEQESVYLDRDTAHTSLVLSEDQGSAWKSHESPEEMPYHPERFENRQCVLGLNGYTSGRVYWEVDVEKAKEWGAGVARKSVERKGPLDFNPDAGIWGVGLDRVGLNKGYWAFTLQGPIPLTVPKPLKKIQVYLDYNKGEVSFCNATDAETLIFTFPLAAFNGEQIYPWFWVGKGPIKICQLEPEDIEFKLVEAGLIKPWEYSGISGF; via the exons ATGGCTTCTGCAAACCCAGTCCAGTCCCTTCTGCATGAGCTCACTTGCTCCTTCTGCCTGAAGGAGTTCATGGACCCAGTGATGCTCATCGGATGCGGGCATAACTTCTGCAAAGCTTGCATCACTAAGCACTGGAAAGGCTCCCTTAAGAACGTCTGCTGCCCTCAGTGCAAGAGGTGTTTCTTGAAGGCCGAGCTGCAGCAAAACGGGCCGCTGAAGAAGATGGTGGAGGCAAGTCGGCAGATCACCTGGGGAAGCCTGAAAGAGCCAGCCGTGTCCGAGAGCACCTGCCCTTCGCACAAGAAGCCTCTGACACTTTTCTGCCAAAAGGACAGCATCCTGATCTGTGCAAAGTGTGAGGATCAGCATCAGGACCACACCATCCTGCCCATACAGAAGGCTATTGACGAGCGAAAG GAGCAAATTCTGAGCAAGCTGAAGCAACAACAAGTTTCGGTTGAAAGGTTCAAAGAAGCTCTTGCATGTGGTGCCAAGGAACTGCTG GATCAGGCAAGCCTTGCACACCAGGCGCTAGTGACTGAGGTCGAAAACTTCTGCCAGTCTTTGAAGGATCAGGCGCAGTTCCTGGTGCTCTACCTGGAAGAGCTGAAAAGCACAATCttaaagaagaaggaggaagacgACAGCAAATATACCAGGGATGTGACTCAGCTCGATGTCTTGACCAGTGCTGTAGAGACGATGTGCGCTCAGTTAGGGGTTGAGCTCCTGAAAGGACCACCCCAAGTCGATGTCTTGATCAGTGAGGCAGAGAAGATACATCGTCACCGATCGGATGAATTTTGCAAG GAATATGAAATGTTCACCAACTG GTTTGGTGAAGAACATTATAAGGAAAACAGTTCCGGGGATCTGGAAAACAAATGCTACGAAATCACTGAGCTAAATAAAACTTTGAAGAAGACGTTTCAGAAATTCAAAG GTCAGATGGCAACTGAGCTgtggaaagccagaaacaaagtCCTGAAGAAATATGAACAAG AAAGTGTGTACTTGGATCGTGACACAGCGCACACCTCGCTGGTCCTTTCAGAGGACCAGGGGAGCGCCTGGAAGTCGCACGAGTCGCCTGAGGAGATGCCTTATCACCCTGAGAGATTTGAGAACCGTCAGTGTGTGCTGGGCTTAAACGGATACACCTCGGGGAGAGTCTACTGGGAAGTTGATGTGGAAAAGGCGAAAGAATGGGGTGCTGGGGTGGCCAGAAAATCCGTGGAGAGGAAGGGCCCTCTGGACTTTAACCCTGATGCCGGAATCTGGGGAGTAGGCCTAGACAGAGTTGGGTTAAACAAGGGGTACTGGGCTTTCACCCTTCAAGGTCCTATTCCCTTGACCGTGCCAAAACCCCTCAAGAAGATCCAGGTGTATCTAGATTACAACAAAGGGGAGGTGTCATTTTGCAACGCCACCGATGCTGAAACCTTAATCTTTACCTTCCCTCTGGCCGCATTCAATGGAGAACAAATCTATCCCTGGTTTTGGGTTGGGAAGGGGCCCATCAAAATATGCCAGTTAGAACCAGAAGATATCGAGTTCAAACTGGTAGAGGCTGGGCTTATTAAAccttgggagtacagtggtatctctggtttttga